The following proteins come from a genomic window of Gossypium raimondii isolate GPD5lz chromosome 5, ASM2569854v1, whole genome shotgun sequence:
- the LOC105768302 gene encoding phosphoinositide phospholipase C 4, translating into MGTYRMCGCFTRKFKIIEAAPPPDVIAAFEKYAEGGPQMTAEQLHRFLVDVQGQGGAKVSDAEEILLQVLQKRHHMAKFRKHALTLDDFHHYLFSADLNPPIDNKVHHDMTAPLSHYFIYTGHNSYLTGNQLSSDCSDVPIIKALKRGVRVVELDLWPNSTKDDVDVLHGRTLTAPVELIKCLKSIKEHAFSASEYPVVITLEDHLTPKLQAKVAQMVTQTFGKMLFRPESECLKEFPAPEDLKYKILISTKPPKEYLEAQTNKDKEKEKDSDDDVWGKEPTELTAEQEDEKTDSDASDNNQDDEDSDAFEPEVDSSRAPGYKSLIAIPGGKITGRLKEALKVEPDKVRRLSLSEQALEKATVSYGTDLVRFTQKNFLRIYPKGTRFNSSNYKPQIGWMHGAQMIAFNMQGYGRSLWLMQGMFRANGGCGYVKKPDFLMNVDANSERAKLPVKKRLRVKVYMGDGWHLDFKHTHFDTYSPPDFYTKVGIAGVPDDEIMKKTKIKEDNWTPVWDEEFTFPLTVPELALLRVEVHEYDMSEKDDFAGQTCLPVSELKQGIRAVPLFDRKGEKLNSTRLLMRFDFV; encoded by the exons ATGGGGACTTATAGGATGTGCGGGTGCTTTACTAGGAAGTTCAAAATCATTGAGGCGGCACCACCACCGGATGTTATAGCTGCATTCGAGAAGTACGCCGAAGGTGGGCCTCAAATGACGGCGGAGCAGTTGCATAGGTTCTTGGTGGATGTGCAGGGGCAAGGCGGTGCCAAGGTCTCCGACGCGGAGGAGATTCTGCTGCAGGTTCTGCAGAAACGACACCATATGGCGAAGTTCAGAAAACACGCATTGACCCTCGATGATTTCCATCATTACTTGTTTTCTGCAGATCTAAATCCGCCAATCGATAATAAG GTCCACCATGACATGACAGCTCCTTTATCCCATTATTTCATATACACTGGTCACAATTCGTATTTAACTGGAAATCAACTCAGTAGCGACTGTAGCGATGTCCCAATCATAAAGGCACTGAAGAGAGGAGTAAGAGTGGTGGAGCTTGATCTATGGCCAAATTCCACAAAAGATGATGTGGATGTTCTACATGGAAg GACTTTGACAGCTCCGGTGGAACtcattaaatgtttaaaatccATTAAAGAGCATGCTTTTAGTGCATCCGAATATCCCGTTGTAATTACTCTTGAAGACCACCTGACTCCAAAACTTCAGGCAAAAGTTGCTCAG ATGGTTACTCAAACATTTGGGAAAATGCTGTTTCGTCCCGAATCTGAATGCTTAAAAGAATTCCCTGCACCAGAGGATCTGAAGTATAAGATCCTTATTTCAACCAAACCTCCCAAAGAGTACCTTGAAGCTCAGACTAACAAGGACAAAGAAAAGGAGAAGGATTCAGATGATGATGTTTGGGGAAAAGAACCAACAGAACTTACAGCTGAACAAGAAGATGAAAag ACTGATAGTGATGCAAGTGACAACAATCAGGATGATGAAGATTCAGATGCGTTTGAACCTGAGGTAGACTCTTCAAGAGCCCCTGGTTACAAGAGTCTTATTGCCATTCCTGGTGGCAAAATAACAGGTAGGTTGAAGGAGGCCCTAAAAGTTGAACCCGATAAAGTTAGGCGCCTTAGTCTGAGTGAACAAGCACTTGAAAAGGCTACTGTGTCTTACGGGACTGATCTTGTGAG ATTTACCCAGAAGAATTTCCTGAGGATATATCCCAAGGGTACTCGGTTTAACTCCTCAAACTACAAGCCACAAATTGGTTGGATGCATGGAGCTCAAATGATTGCCTTTAACATGCAG GGATATGGTAGATCCCTTTGGTTAATGCAAGGGATGTTTAGAGCTAATGGAGGCTGTGGTTATGTAAAAAAACCTGATTTCCTGATGAATGTGGATGCGAACAGTGAGAGAGCTAAGTTACCTGTTAAGAAGAGATTAAGG GTGAAAGTCTACATGGGAGATGGATGGCACTTAGATTTTAAACACACACACTTTGACACCTATTCGCCACCTGATTTCTATACAAAG GTTGGAATAGCAGGAGTGCCAGATGATGAAATAATGAAGAAAACGAAGATAAAAGAAGACAACTGGACACCTGTTTGGGATGAAGAATTTACATTTCCATTGACTGTTCCTGAATTGGCATTGCTGCGAGTTGAGGTCCACGAATATGACATGTCCGAGAAGGATGACTTTGCCGGTCAAACTTGTTTGCCAGTCTCAGA